The window atgagTCTTATTCAGCGACTCATCCTGTGCTTTGTAATCAGGTAATGTTTCAATTTGATTTGGTAATTATAAATATGGTGCCCACAGTTATTTGCTTTCCGAAACGTTAAGAACGAATTGTAGTCATTGTGTGTTCTGTTGTTTCAGGTTAGTTTTGTTGTATGTTCTTACCTTTTGTTCTAATATTAACAAGGACACGATGAGATTGCTGGGGCtttttgtaagcaaatagagGGAGGCTTTATGtataaaagtttatttttttccctaaaaaaaggtttaaataattaagcaatctaaCATAATTTATGAAGGAGAGATTGAAGGGGAACAAATGTAAGTACATCCAGTCAACTTTGCATTCCTCAGCTGAATACTCTGTAAATAACTTCCACTTTGATATGGTAGAACAGAGACTAATTCTGAGCAATTACATTTTTGCTTTCTTAAAATCAGTAAGATTGTCTTAAAatttctttctaattttgtctgtTTTAGATATTTTCACTTGCTATAAAATGTACTATAGTGTCATTGGCTTGCAAACATTTCCATCATATTAGGCTAAAATTTAGATGTATATTATataagggatttttaaaataaaaatatcttaaCGTTTCATCATGGAACGGGGAAATAATCAACAGTTTCGTTTTCTGTGGGGTCCACATAGAAACAATATTTGTTTCCTCTGCTACTATTACCATATTTTTCTCCGGCGCTTACTATGACATCATTCTGTGATACTGGCTCACTAATAGCAAAATgtcttttaattattaaaatcCATTTGTGTTAATTTCAGCATAATCCAAAATACAGGAGGGGAAGAAAATCAATGTTTGACAAattcaaaagagaaaatcagtCGGAGCAAAAAAAGCATTGTCAAGCTTCTAGAGATCACAGTTTCtactgaagtctggcagtttagGCCCGAGGCCCTTACACGATCAGGTTCACAATTCATAAAATATGTTTGGGTAGATAGTGTTCTATAAATGCACAATTTTAATTAGTTATTGCTGTACCTAATGTTTGGTTTTAAAATTAATAGATTGATTCAAATAAGCCATCCTGAACAAAAATAGTTTTATATTCAGAAACTTTTGGAATGTATATTGtatatgtaaaggttatgattaAAGCCTGTAGTTAAACGTAACAAAAAGAGCTAATGTGTCTGTAGGAGTACACAAACAGAAATTAAATGAGAAAGTGATCAAACATCTGTATGTTTTGCTAGATTTCTTCTGGCATGGAGTTGGGGAATTATGAACAGCCTGTTGTAATGAGAGAGGAAGCCAAACGAAGGAGAAGAAGAATGAAGCCACACAGTCCAGCAAGtaatttatcttcagtggaaCTGATATCCATTGAGTTCATTCTGCCTACAAGGAATAAACAAGTGCAGGAAACAATGTTACTCGAAATAGCTGGCAACTGTACTGTTGAGCAAATGAAAGCACAGATTTGGATGCGTGCAATAGAGATGAGCCAAACCACAGACTTTTACCATAAATTCGCTCCCGATCAATTTATTCTTCAATATCAGAAGAAAGGGCAGTGGTATGAAATTTATGACAAACATCAAGTAATACAGACGTTGGACTGCATACTGTATTGGAAAGTGTTACAGAAAAAGGTAGGCAAAATCTCTGTGATCCAGAAGCAAAAACCAGCACAGGCGGTTCAGGAATTTCAGACGCAACTTAATGATTTAATTGGCTATGATGTCACTGATGTTAGTAATGTGCATGATGATGAGCTAGAATTTACTCGTCGCAGGTTAGTCACACCACGAATGATTGAAGTAGCCTGCAGAGATCCAAAATTGTATTCAATGCATCCATGGATTACATCTAAGCCACTCCCAGAATATGTGCTTAAAAAGATTACTAATAACAATATTTTTATAATCATACACAGAGGAACAACTAGCCAGAAAATTAAAGTATCAATTGATGACACACCAGACATGATCCTTCAGAGCTTTTTCACAAAAATGGCAAAGAAGAAATCTTTGATGGATATTCCTGAGGATCACAGTGAACTGGATTTTGTTCTCAGGGTTTGTGGCAGAGATGAGTATATCACAGGAGAGACTCCAATCAAAGATTTTCACTGGATAAGACAGTGCCTGAAAAATGGGGAAGAGATCCACCTAGTACTAGATGACCCTCCTGACCCCAAGGAGGATGAGGTTCAGAAAGAAGAATGGCCCTTGGTGGATGACTGCACAGGTGTTACAGGATATCATGAACAGCTGACAATAGATGGAAAAGATCATGAGAGGGTGTTCACTATCTCTTTGTGGGACTGTAATAGAAAATTCAGGGTCAAGATAGTTGGCATTGATATCCCAGTGCTACCAAGAAATACTGAACTTACTGTGTTTGTTGAGGCTAATATTCAACATGGGCAACAACTTCTTTCACAGAGAAGGACCATATCTAAGCCTTTTACTGAGGAGGTTCTATGGAATACTTGGGTTGAATTTGATATTAAAATTAAAGATTTGCCTAAAGGAGCACTACTGAATCTACAGATATATTGTGGCAAAGCACAGGCATTATCCACAAAGGTTAACCTTCAGTCACATGATTCCCCCAACTCCGATTCTAAATGTAAAACTCAGCTACTCtattatgtaaatattttgttgATTGATCACCGTTCCCTGTTACGTAGCGGGGAGTACGTGCTTCATATGTGGAAGATTTCAGGtaagggggaagagcagggaagcATCAATGCTGACAAACTTACATCAGCAACCAATCCTGATAAAGAAAACTCAATGGCTATATCTATTGTTTTGGATAAATATTGCCACCCGATAGCTTTGCCCAAACATAGGATAACATCTGACCCCCAAGGGGACAGGACAAGAGCTGAAATGCCCAACCAGCTTCGAAAACAACTTGAAGCAATCATAGACACTGACCCACTTAATCCTCTTACTCCTGAGGACAAAGAATTATTGTGGCATTTTAGATACGAAAGCATAAAGCACCCTAAGGCATATCCTAAGCTGCTTAGCTCAGTGAAGTGGGGACAGCAAGAAATAGTGGCTAAAACATACCAGTTGTTGGCTAAAAGAGAAGCTTGGGATCATAGCAGTTTGGATGTTGGACTAACAATGCAACTTTTGGACTGTAACTTTTCGGATGAAAACGTAAGAGCAATGGCGGTTCAAAAGCTGGAGAGCTTAGAAGACGATGATGTTCTGCATTACCTTTTGCAACTAGTGCAGGTAAGGTATATTTGCATTCCTGAACATTAGTTTCCTTGAATATTTGCATGATCATTGAAATGTTCCAGTGTTATGAATGCCCTACTGTTTGAAGTTTCCAATGTTAATCAAAACACTGCTAGTAAAAGGAATTAATAATATCCTTAATTCATTTACCTTTGTTACCATTCACACGTTGTGACTATATTAACAGTCTTCTTCAGATTTCTCCACAGTCACCCTACTACCAGTGTAGTTCTAATGATGGAAACCCACCCACACTGGATTTTCTAATCCTGCTCAGATCAGGTCTGGATCACATGATAGTTAAAGCACCAGTTGTATAATGATCAGCAGAACCGCAGTCAGAGAGCCCATGTTTCCCTGAGGTAGAGTGATTggatatttggggtttttcttacatagatgcctattaccctccaccccctgtcctgatttttcacacgtgctatctggtcaccctaccctgagGGATTTTTATTGACAGGACACCAGGGAATGTGGGGAGTTTGGCTGGAAGCAACACAGCCACAtggtcagagtaatgcacaggaTTTAATAAAGTTACGTCTTCAACGTAATCTGTATTCAGCTTCTCACTAAGTAATTGAAACACCAGTGGCCAGTCCGTACCAGTGCTCCTGCTATTGCTGCCACTGTTGGTAATGAAACAAtgaaaaatttaaagaaaatgctGGTTTAGACAAGGCCTGACACAAAAGTTTTGGGTTGTGCTTAAGGTCTgcttgcattgtgtgaagaatctTTCATGCTGCTGTGCATGCATCTTAGCTAACAATACTATCA of the Gopherus flavomarginatus isolate rGopFla2 chromosome 1, rGopFla2.mat.asm, whole genome shotgun sequence genome contains:
- the PIK3CG gene encoding phosphatidylinositol 4,5-bisphosphate 3-kinase catalytic subunit gamma isoform isoform X1 translates to MELGNYEQPVVMREEAKRRRRRMKPHSPASNLSSVELISIEFILPTRNKQVQETMLLEIAGNCTVEQMKAQIWMRAIEMSQTTDFYHKFAPDQFILQYQKKGQWYEIYDKHQVIQTLDCILYWKVLQKKVGKISVIQKQKPAQAVQEFQTQLNDLIGYDVTDVSNVHDDELEFTRRRLVTPRMIEVACRDPKLYSMHPWITSKPLPEYVLKKITNNNIFIIIHRGTTSQKIKVSIDDTPDMILQSFFTKMAKKKSLMDIPEDHSELDFVLRVCGRDEYITGETPIKDFHWIRQCLKNGEEIHLVLDDPPDPKEDEVQKEEWPLVDDCTGVTGYHEQLTIDGKDHERVFTISLWDCNRKFRVKIVGIDIPVLPRNTELTVFVEANIQHGQQLLSQRRTISKPFTEEVLWNTWVEFDIKIKDLPKGALLNLQIYCGKAQALSTKVNLQSHDSPNSDSKCKTQLLYYVNILLIDHRSLLRSGEYVLHMWKISGKGEEQGSINADKLTSATNPDKENSMAISIVLDKYCHPIALPKHRITSDPQGDRTRAEMPNQLRKQLEAIIDTDPLNPLTPEDKELLWHFRYESIKHPKAYPKLLSSVKWGQQEIVAKTYQLLAKREAWDHSSLDVGLTMQLLDCNFSDENVRAMAVQKLESLEDDDVLHYLLQLVQAVKFEPYHDSALARFLLKRGLRNKRIGHFLFWFLRSEIAQSMHYQQRFAVILEAYLRGCGKAMLHDFMKQVQIIKLLHKVTMDIKSVSAEKYDVTSQVITQLKQKLEKLQNSKLPESFRVPYDPGLRAGALVIEKCKVMASKKKPLWLEFKCADPTALSNETIGIIFKHGDDLRQDMLILQILRIMESIWEAESLDLCLLPYGCISTGNKIGMIEIVKDATTIAKIQQSTVGNTGAFKDEILNQWLKDRCVIEEKFQAAVERFVYSCSGYCVATFVLGIGDRHNDNIMITESGNLFHIDFGHILGNYKSFLGINKERVPFVLTPDFLFVMGTTGKKTSLHFSKFQDICVKAYLALRHHTNLLIILFSMMLMTGMPQLTSKEDIEYIRDALTVGKNEEDAKKHFLDQIEVCRDKGWTVQFNWFLHLVLGIKQGVEKHSA
- the PIK3CG gene encoding phosphatidylinositol 4,5-bisphosphate 3-kinase catalytic subunit gamma isoform isoform X2 produces the protein MELGNYEQPVVMREEAKRRRRRMKPHSPASNLSSVELISIEFILPTRNKQVQETMLLEIAGNCTVEQMKAQIWMRAIEMSQTTDFYHKFAPDQFILQYQKKGQWYEIYDKHQVIQTLDCILYWKVLQKKVGKISVIQKQKPAQAVQEFQTQLNDLIGYDVTDVSNVHDDELEFTRRRLVTPRMIEVACRDPKLYSMHPWITSKPLPEYVLKKITNNNIFIIIHRGTTSQKIKVSIDDTPDMILQSFFTKMAKKKSLMDIPEDHSELDFVLRVCGRDEYITGETPIKDFHWIRQCLKNGEEIHLVLDDPPDPKEDEVQKEEWPLVDDCTGVTGYHEQLTIDGKDHERVFTISLWDCNRKFRVKIVGIDIPVLPRNTELTVFVEANIQHGQQLLSQRRTISKPFTEEVLWNTWVEFDIKIKDLPKGALLNLQIYCGKAQALSTKVNLQSHDSPNSDSKCKTQLLYYVNILLIDHRSLLRSGEYVLHMWKISGKGEEQGSINADKLTSATNPDKENSMAISIVLDKYCHPIALPKHRITSDPQGDRTRAEMPNQLRKQLEAIIDTDPLNPLTPEDKELLWHFRYESIKHPKAYPKLLSSVKWGQQEIVAKTYQLLAKREAWDHSSLDVGLTMQLLDCNFSDENVRAMAVQKLESLEDDDVLHYLLQLVQNKRIGHFLFWFLRSEIAQSMHYQQRFAVILEAYLRGCGKAMLHDFMKQVQIIKLLHKVTMDIKSVSAEKYDVTSQVITQLKQKLEKLQNSKLPESFRVPYDPGLRAGALVIEKCKVMASKKKPLWLEFKCADPTALSNETIGIIFKHGDDLRQDMLILQILRIMESIWEAESLDLCLLPYGCISTGNKIGMIEIVKDATTIAKIQQSTVGNTGAFKDEILNQWLKDRCVIEEKFQAAVERFVYSCSGYCVATFVLGIGDRHNDNIMITESGNLFHIDFGHILGNYKSFLGINKERVPFVLTPDFLFVMGTTGKKTSLHFSKFQDICVKAYLALRHHTNLLIILFSMMLMTGMPQLTSKEDIEYIRDALTVGKNEEDAKKHFLDQIEVCRDKGWTVQFNWFLHLVLGIKQGVEKHSA